TCGATGTAACTGCCGCACAAGCGCTTCATTGACCTCACCGGAAGCAAAGTCATAGCCCGACAGGTCTTTGTAGGCCGGGAAGCGGGCCGATTTGATCTGATAGGCAATAGACCTGACCTCCCGCTCAGCCGTTTCGGCCTTCAGAAGCTGGGACAGGATTGGCATCGCGCTTTCAAACGCAGGCGAGCCCTGCTCGGTCAGTTCGCCTGCGGCCTGGGCCATGCCGTACATTTTCAGAGCTCGTAGCATGATGATAATGGCCGCACTGGCGGGATCATGACGCATGACGGCCCTCCGTGCGCAAGGCATCATAGCGCTCAACATTAGCCAGGGGTTCCTGCCTCAGCCGCAGCGCCTGTGGCGCATCGATTGTATCGGGCGGCGTTGTCCCGTCGATCAGGCGATGCAGCAGGTTCAGGATGTGTGTCTTGGTTGGCACGCCACCAGCCAGTGCCAGCTCAACGGCTTGCAAGACGACCTGTTCGTCATGTTGAAGAACAAGGGCCAGGATTTCGACCATTTCCCGATCGCCACCAGGGCGTTTGAGGAGGTGCCCCTGAAGCCGCCGGAAGGATTCCGGCAGATCAGTGAATGGCGCGCCGTTACGCAGGGCGCCTGGCTTGCGCTGGATCACCGCCAGATAGTGACGCCAATCGTAGACGGTGCGACCAGGCGTATGATGGCTGCGATCTATAATCCGTTGATGCTCGCACAGGATCTGACCTTCCGCCGCCACGACGATGCGATCTGGATAGACGCGCACGCTGACCGGGCGGTTGGCGAACGAGGCCGGCACGCTGTAGCGATTGCGCTCCAAATGGATCAGGCACGTCGGGGTCACCCGTTTGGTATGTTCGACGAAGCCGTCGAACGGCCGCGTGGGCGCCATTAAGTAGTCCTGCTCTTCCGCCCAGACATCCGCAATCGTCCCCGGCAGTTCACCATGCGGGATTTCCCGCCAGTAAGCGATACACCGCTCTTCCAGCCAGACATTCAGAGCCGCCAGGTTCGGGAAGCTGGGTATCGGTATCCATAGCCGGTGACGGGCATCCTGGACGTTCTTCTCGACCTGTCCCTTCTCCCAGCCTGACGCCGGATTGCAGAACTCGGCATCGAACAGATAATGACTGGCCATCGCCTGGAAGCGCAGGTTCACCTGCCGCGCCTTGCCGACTCCGATCTTATCGACCGCCGTTCTCATATTGTCATAAATACCCCGCCGCGGCACCCCGCCCAGCACGCGGAAGGCTTCGACATGAGCATCGAACAGCATCTCATGCGTCTGAAGCGGATAGGCCCTGAGGAAGAAGGCCCGGCTGTATGCCAGCTTGAAGTGGGCTACCTGAAGCTTGGTGCGCTCGCCACCCAGAACGGCCCAGTCCTCGCTCCAGTCGAACTGGAAGGCTTCGCCGGCCTCGAAGGCCAGGGGTACGAAGGTCCCGCGGCCAGTTGTTTGCTGGTCACGCAAACGACTGGCTTTCCAATCCCGCGCAAAAGCCGCCACACGACCATAGGATCCCTCGTAACCCAAGGCAATCAGATCGCCGTGGAGCTGTTTGATGGTGCGCTTTTGCTTGCGAGACTTGCCAGTTTCAATCTTCAGCCAATGCGCCAGTTTCTCAGCGTACGGGTCCAGCTTACTGGGCCGGTCCGGCACCCGATACTTCGGCTCAACAGCGTCAGATCGTAGGTATCTGCGGATAGTGTTGCGGGACAATCCTGTCCGCCGCGATATCTCCCGGATCGATATCCGATCACGGAAAGCCCAGCGTCTGATGACGCTCAATAGTGCCATGTCTATCACTCCAAGGCCCTCGCTGTCTGACAACGAGGGGAGTTTCACATGGGTCAATTCTCAGTGAAAATTACGAGGCCAAGTGGGTCAGTTCTAAGTGGAAATCAACACAGTTAAGCCGCGATGGACAATTTGACCCCCAGCGCCTTCGTCATAGCCAGAAGCGTAGACAAGGTCGGGTTACCATTCTCACCGACCGCCTTATATAGTGCGGCGCGCGTGAGGCCGGTCGCCTCGGCGAGGTCCTGGACGCCTTTGGCGCGGACGACATCGCTAAGAGCCGTGCGAATAAGGGCCATATTGCCTTCCTCAAACGCAGCTTCCAGATAGGCCGCAATCATCTCCGGACTGTCCAGATATTCGGCCGCGTCAAATTTTCGCGTTGACTTCTTCATCCGTATATCTCCGCCAATACCTTTGCCTGCTCAATGTCGGCCTGCTGACTTTTCTTGGTTCCGCCGCAAAGGAGCACGATCATCACGCGGCCTCGTTGTATGAAATACAGACGGTAGCCCGGACCGTAATCAATGCGGGCCTCGCTGACGCCTTCGCCAACCGGCTTCACGTCTCCAAGATTGCCGAGCGAGAAACGAGTAACTCGGGCAACAATACGGGCCTTGGCCCGGACATCCCGCAAGTCAGTCAACCACTCGGCAAATTCCTCGGTCTGATGCACTTCAAACATTGGCAAAATGCGCCCTTTGCGCAGTTTTGTCAACTATAGTTTTCATTTCTGTGACTGGCTGGTTCTTCAAAGCATCAAGGTAATCAGACCACCACTGCGCCATCCGCACACGCTCGTCCCAGTGCTTGCCTCTGTGATAAATCGCTCGCACGGCGTCGCCGCCCTGGTGCGCCAGGGCACGTTCGATCGCATCGGGTGACCACAGGCCGGATTCGTTCAGCAAGGAGCTGGCAGTGCTTCTGAAGCCGTGCGAGGTCATCTCATCCGCCGTGAAGCCCATGCGCCTCAGTGCGACATTGAGCGTGTTTTCAGCCATAGGATTTTGCCACGAGCTGACGGCTGGAAAGACATACTGGCTCCTACCTCGGCACAGCGCCGCTTCGCCCAGGATGGCGAGAACCTGGGATGACAGAGGCACGGTATGGTCGTTGCGCATCTTCATCTTGGCCGCTGGAATGCGCCAGACGGCTTTATTCAGGTCGAACTCCTCCCATTCAGCGTGGCGTAGTTCTCCCGGACGTACAAAGACATGGGGCAACATCTTAAGCGCCAGGGAGCAAAGACCGTGACCTCGGTATCTGTCGATGGCGCGCAGCAGGCGGCCCACTTCTTCGGGCTCTATAAGCGCGGCGTGATGTTTGACCTTCGGGGCGATCAATGCCTCTCCGAGATCGGCAGCCGGGTTGAAACGGCACCTTCCGGTGATCACGGCATAGCGAAACACCCTCGCGGCGAACGCCCGAACCCGCTTGGCAGTTTCGTGGTTTCCCAGCCCTTCAATTTTCTTGATGGCCGCCAGAAGCTCCACGGGCTCTATCGCTGTCACAGGCCGGTAGCCAACATCCTTTTCCAAAAGCGAATTGAACCAGCGAAGCTTGGTCATAGTCGCTCCTGCCAGGCCATCTTGCTCCCGCTTTTCTACAAATTCGTCCGCAATGGCCTTGAATGTGTTTGCTGCTTCAATTGCCGCAGCAGTCTGCCTTCTCTTCTTCTCCAGACCGGGATCGACGCCATCGGCGATAAGGGATCGGGCTTGGTCGCGCCGCCCCTGGCGTCTTTCAAGCTCACGTCCGGATAGCCGCCGAGGGATAATTGTTTTTCAGCGCCACCGAAGCGGTACTTGAACCGCCAGAGCTTCCCGCCGGTGGGCGTGACGACGACCAACAGTCCGCCGTCGTCGTAAAGTTTATACTTGGTCGCTTGGGGCTTCGCATTGCGCAAAGCGGTATCAGATAGTGCCATTGCGTTTGTCCTAAAAGCAGGACCGCACCGCTGAGAAATCCCCCCAAAAGTCCCCCCAACAAGGGCGAATGCAGGCGGACTCCAGCGGACGGAGTTGAACTCAACGTCTTATAACTAGCACATTTTAAAGGGTTTTTCAATTTTTCGCGGACACCCGCGAACCCCTAGATGGTGCCCAGGAAAGGACTCGAACCTTCACGGCCGTTAAGCCACTGGCACCTGAAGCCAGCGCGTCTACCAATTCCGCCACCTGGGCACTTACTTAGGTGGTAGTCTCCGCCGATTTCTCCGCGAAGGCGGCGACCTATAGGGGCAAACTTTTCGCCGGTCAACGCCTTTGATGACGATTTACACAAAAGTTTTCACACTTTCCGCCTTAACCAATTCCTTATTTCCCAAACCGTGAACCCTATCGGTTTTTTGCGCCCGCCGTTTTCTTCTGTTACCGCCCCAGAAGCGTTGGAGATCGCCATGCTGCAAAGATATCTTCAGGCTCTTATTCAGCAAGGCAGGCTGACTGTTCGGATCAATCCCGGCAAGACCTTTACTTTCGGCAATTTGATACCGGACAGGCCCGATCTGGATGTCGCCATCTGGATCAACAGCCCCTGGACGGCCTTCAAGATCGGCCTGCATCCTTATCTCTATTTCGGCGAAGCGGTCATGGAGGCCGACCTGATCGTTGAAAAAGGCAGCCTCTGGAACCTGATGGAACTGATCGGGCTGAACCTGCAAAACGCGCCTGACCGTGGCTGGCTGTCGCGCCTGCTGCACGGCATCAAGCGCTTCCTGCCGGTCCATTCGCTCAGTGCCTCGCGCGCTAATGTGGCGCACCATTATGATCTGTCGGAAAAGCTCTACCGTCTGTTTCTCGATGAGGACATGCAGTATTCCTGCGCTTATTTTCAGTCGCCCCAGGCGTCGCTGGAAGAGGCGCAGATCGCCAAGAAGGACCATATCGCCGACAAGCTTTATCTCACGCCGGGCCAGAGTGTGCTCGATATCGGCTGCGGCTGGGGCGGCATGGCGCTGCACCTGGCGAAGCAGGCCGGCGTCAATGTCACCGGTGTGACCCTTTCGACCGAACAACTGGCTGTGGCCGAACAGCGCGCCCTGGCGCCGAGTGTCAATGCCCGCGTGCGCTTCGAGCTGTGTGACTACCGCGAGGTCAGCGGCCTGTTCGATCGCATTGTCAGCGTCGGCATGTTTGAGCACGTCGGGCTGGCCGGTTTTGATGGCTATTTCCAGACCGTGGCCGACCGGCTGAAGGACGACGGTGTGGCGCTGATCCATACCATTGGTCGGCGTGGCAAGACCGGCGGGCGTTCGGCCTGGCTCAACAAATATATCTTCCCCGGCGGTTATATTCCGAGTTTATCGGAAATAACGGACTCGGTCGAAAAAATCCGGGCTATACATCACTGATATCGAGCCGTTGCGCCTGCACTATGCCGAGACCCTGCGGCACTGGCGTGAGCGTTTCCTGGCGCACCGCGAGGAGATCGCCGCCCTCTATGACGACCGCTTCTGCCGCATGTGGGAATTTTATCTCTGCTGGTGCGAACTCGGTTTTCGCTACGGTGACCTCATGGTCTTCCAGGTGCAACTGGCAAAACGGCTCGATA
This sequence is a window from Asticcacaulis sp.. Protein-coding genes within it:
- a CDS encoding site-specific integrase, with the protein product MTKLRWFNSLLEKDVGYRPVTAIEPVELLAAIKKIEGLGNHETAKRVRAFAARVFRYAVITGRCRFNPAADLGEALIAPKVKHHAALIEPEEVGRLLRAIDRYRGHGLCSLALKMLPHVFVRPGELRHAEWEEFDLNKAVWRIPAAKMKMRNDHTVPLSSQVLAILGEAALCRGRSQYVFPAVSSWQNPMAENTLNVALRRMGFTADEMTSHGFRSTASSLLNESGLWSPDAIERALAHQGGDAVRAIYHRGKHWDERVRMAQWWSDYLDALKNQPVTEMKTIVDKTAQRAHFANV
- a CDS encoding Arm DNA-binding domain-containing protein, with translation MALSDTALRNAKPQATKYKLYDDGGLLVVVTPTGGKLWRFKYRFGGAEKQLSLGGYPDVSLKDARGGATKPDPLSPMASIPVWRRREGRLLRQLKQQTHSRPLRTNL
- the istA gene encoding IS21 family transposase — encoded protein: MALLSVIRRWAFRDRISIREISRRTGLSRNTIRRYLRSDAVEPKYRVPDRPSKLDPYAEKLAHWLKIETGKSRKQKRTIKQLHGDLIALGYEGSYGRVAAFARDWKASRLRDQQTTGRGTFVPLAFEAGEAFQFDWSEDWAVLGGERTKLQVAHFKLAYSRAFFLRAYPLQTHEMLFDAHVEAFRVLGGVPRRGIYDNMRTAVDKIGVGKARQVNLRFQAMASHYLFDAEFCNPASGWEKGQVEKNVQDARHRLWIPIPSFPNLAALNVWLEERCIAYWREIPHGELPGTIADVWAEEQDYLMAPTRPFDGFVEHTKRVTPTCLIHLERNRYSVPASFANRPVSVRVYPDRIVVAAEGQILCEHQRIIDRSHHTPGRTVYDWRHYLAVIQRKPGALRNGAPFTDLPESFRRLQGHLLKRPGGDREMVEILALVLQHDEQVVLQAVELALAGGVPTKTHILNLLHRLIDGTTPPDTIDAPQALRLRQEPLANVERYDALRTEGRHAS
- a CDS encoding type II toxin-antitoxin system RelE/ParE family toxin produces the protein MFEVHQTEEFAEWLTDLRDVRAKARIVARVTRFSLGNLGDVKPVGEGVSEARIDYGPGYRLYFIQRGRVMIVLLCGGTKKSQQADIEQAKVLAEIYG
- a CDS encoding putative addiction module antidote protein codes for the protein MKKSTRKFDAAEYLDSPEMIAAYLEAAFEEGNMALIRTALSDVVRAKGVQDLAEATGLTRAALYKAVGENGNPTLSTLLAMTKALGVKLSIAA